In a single window of the Thermus amyloliquefaciens genome:
- the surE gene encoding 5'/3'-nucleotidase SurE, with amino-acid sequence MRILVTNDDGIYSPGLWALAEAASHFGEVFVAAPEAEQSATGHAITIAHPVRAYPHPSPLPGPHFPAYRVRGTPADCVALGLHLFGPVDLVLSGVNLGSNLGHEIWHSGTVAAAKQGRLFGLPAAAFSVPLNGATPDFGHLKPWLVRTLETLLRLERPFLVNVNLPHRPKGFLWTRQSVRAYEGLVVPGEDPMGRPLFWFAAKPVREAEEGTDRWAVEHGFIAATPLRLDLTDEARLQPALAHD; translated from the coding sequence ATGAGGATCCTGGTGACCAACGACGACGGCATCTATAGCCCTGGCCTTTGGGCCCTGGCGGAGGCGGCCAGCCACTTTGGGGAGGTGTTCGTGGCCGCCCCGGAGGCGGAGCAGAGCGCCACCGGCCACGCCATCACCATCGCCCACCCCGTGCGGGCCTACCCCCACCCCTCCCCCCTGCCCGGCCCCCACTTCCCCGCCTACCGGGTGCGGGGCACCCCCGCGGACTGCGTGGCCCTGGGCCTCCACCTCTTCGGGCCCGTGGACCTGGTCCTCTCCGGGGTGAACCTGGGGAGCAACCTGGGCCACGAGATCTGGCACTCGGGCACCGTGGCCGCGGCCAAGCAGGGAAGGCTTTTCGGCCTCCCCGCCGCCGCCTTCAGCGTGCCCCTGAACGGGGCCACCCCCGACTTTGGCCACCTCAAGCCCTGGCTGGTGCGCACCCTGGAAACCCTCCTGCGCCTGGAAAGGCCCTTTTTGGTGAACGTAAACCTGCCCCACAGGCCCAAGGGCTTCCTCTGGACCCGGCAGTCCGTGCGCGCCTACGAGGGGCTGGTGGTGCCGGGAGAGGACCCCATGGGCCGGCCCCTCTTCTGGTTCGCCGCCAAGCCGGTCCGGGAGGCGGAGGAGGGTACGGACCGCTGGGCGGTGGAGCACGGCTTCATCGCCGCCACCCCCTTGCGCCTGGACCTGACCGACGAGGCCAGGCTCCAACCCGCCCTGGCCCATGATTAG
- a CDS encoding glycosyltransferase family 2 protein — protein MISVLIPTKGRPGMLREALLSLQAQTFRHWEAVVVEDGEGEGLEVVRALAEPRVRGLWNGGRGQVEARLTALGVAQGEAVLFLDDDDLLLDPAYLHRAWRALAQGAGVAYGEGVLLLEAGEIPFAPGEVGPWLLKDNRLLASGTALRKKALWELGGLDPAMGDYWDWDLWLRVYRAGLPFRYLKGRGVGVRVHGKNASHGNRREERALYLERLRAKHGLGPIPLKDHLQLALQGGPLP, from the coding sequence ATGATTAGCGTCCTCATCCCCACCAAGGGCCGCCCGGGGATGCTGCGGGAGGCCCTTTTGTCCCTCCAGGCCCAGACCTTCCGCCACTGGGAGGCGGTGGTGGTGGAGGATGGCGAGGGCGAGGGGCTGGAGGTGGTGCGGGCCCTGGCGGAACCCCGGGTGCGGGGCCTATGGAACGGGGGCCGGGGGCAGGTGGAGGCCCGGCTCACCGCCCTGGGGGTGGCCCAGGGGGAGGCGGTCCTCTTCCTGGACGACGACGACCTCCTCCTGGACCCCGCCTACCTGCACCGGGCCTGGCGGGCCCTGGCCCAAGGGGCAGGGGTAGCCTACGGGGAGGGGGTCCTCCTCCTGGAGGCCGGGGAGATCCCCTTTGCCCCAGGGGAGGTGGGGCCTTGGCTTCTAAAGGACAACCGCCTCCTGGCCTCGGGGACGGCCCTCCGGAAGAAGGCCCTTTGGGAGCTGGGCGGGCTGGACCCCGCCATGGGGGACTACTGGGACTGGGACCTCTGGCTTCGGGTCTACCGGGCAGGGCTCCCCTTCCGCTACCTGAAGGGCCGGGGGGTGGGGGTGCGGGTGCACGGGAAAAACGCCAGCCACGGGAACAGGCGGGAGGAACGGGCCCTATACCTGGAGCGCCTGCGGGCCAAGCACGGCTTAGGGCCCATACCCCTCAAGGACCACCTCCAGCTGGCCCTACAAGGTGGCCCCCTCCCCTAA
- the csm2 gene encoding type III-A CRISPR-associated protein Csm2, producing MPVLEFYKDKEKGLLDPEIFARAKRVAEELVREGKLRSSQFRNYFAELRALENRFQKERKTDEATAFARLVPELELLKAKLAYNTRSQGPLKDARAFVNFMNEALDSGKRSPKDFEAMMKYVEAVLAYFYASGK from the coding sequence ATGCCGGTGTTGGAGTTTTACAAGGACAAGGAAAAGGGGCTTCTGGACCCGGAAATCTTTGCCAGGGCCAAGAGGGTGGCCGAGGAGCTGGTGCGAGAGGGCAAGCTCAGGTCCAGCCAGTTCCGCAACTACTTCGCGGAGCTCAGGGCCCTGGAAAACCGCTTCCAGAAGGAGCGGAAGACGGACGAGGCCACGGCCTTCGCCCGGCTTGTGCCCGAGCTGGAACTCCTGAAGGCCAAGCTGGCCTACAACACCCGCAGCCAGGGGCCTCTGAAGGACGCCAGGGCCTTCGTGAACTTCATGAACGAGGCCCTGGACTCGGGGAAGCGCAGCCCCAAGGACTTTGAAGCCATGATGAAGTACGTGGAGGCGGTGCTGGCCTACTTTTACGCCTCGGGGAAGTGA
- the cas10 gene encoding type III-A CRISPR-associated protein Cas10/Csm1: MADGTHLALACLLHDIGKLLQRASWGGEALKGKGSPRHPSYSAEFVELYRHVFQQAGVDPGWLKTTVKRHHEGWKLEEFQPQTPEEWCVALADTFASKEREEATQGQPGGVTETPLLSIFHPLRLQGQEGERLGLSPVHGRGEGLKPGAPYPESCPNIRKEVYHRLFERVKEGMEDLARRPPKDPQVLLLSLAALFQESLALVPADTQSEPDVSLYDHLRLTAAIAHALWAYHGGKASVADLRQDGEKFLLVVGDFGGIQGHIYRIAGAETGVGGIAKRLRARSLEVSLAAEAMALGLLRRIGLTPLNRLMGAGGKFYLLLPNTEEARRALEEAQRAWGEWALRGGASLLPHLALLPFRGQDFRDFAALLRRAHRELALAKLRPFPHLQRTEDTLRQALRPCAACGLRPARKDEPGSLCPECEREAAIGRLLPQRDRVGFFVEEAFPPFFGFPGLKAALGKGPLPQAWHTYRAQPDFTPDGTSFEVKPLLGHLPTVAHALRAKDMDLEKYRTWALEEGLWEEEEGLEEDRPLTFGELAALSEGVPYLGGLMLDADRMGEAFATGFRREDRDLATPSRIAALSRALEWFFSVEVLELIRNPTTYAKRLGWNDLEAKVKARRYPLLYSVYSGGDDLFLLGPWDALLEFALDLERLYRLYTRHPALTLSGAFLLFGPKTPVPQMAEALREGEKRAKDAGRGRLYLFGRAVAWEELRALKPWQEDLRRHLREEAVSKAQAYRWLTLWKQFWAKDLDEGERMRYKPLLAYALRRVREKDQGAWKRYLELLDHTQPAWTHLPVWVQWALYGERRG, from the coding sequence ATGGCGGACGGAACCCATCTCGCCCTAGCCTGCCTCCTTCACGACATCGGCAAGCTCCTCCAGCGGGCCTCGTGGGGCGGGGAGGCCCTCAAGGGCAAGGGCAGCCCACGCCACCCCTCCTACAGCGCCGAGTTCGTGGAGCTTTACCGGCACGTCTTCCAACAGGCGGGGGTAGACCCCGGCTGGCTGAAAACCACGGTGAAACGCCACCACGAAGGGTGGAAACTGGAAGAGTTCCAACCCCAAACCCCCGAGGAGTGGTGTGTGGCCCTGGCGGACACCTTTGCCTCCAAGGAGCGGGAGGAGGCCACCCAGGGCCAACCTGGAGGGGTTACCGAAACTCCCCTTCTCTCCATCTTCCACCCCCTGCGGCTCCAGGGCCAAGAGGGCGAGCGCCTGGGCCTGAGCCCGGTGCACGGGAGGGGCGAGGGCCTGAAGCCCGGGGCCCCTTACCCGGAAAGCTGCCCCAACATCCGCAAGGAGGTTTACCACCGCCTCTTTGAAAGGGTGAAGGAGGGCATGGAGGACCTGGCCCGCCGGCCCCCAAAAGACCCCCAGGTCCTCCTCCTCTCCTTGGCGGCCCTCTTCCAGGAGTCCCTGGCCCTGGTGCCCGCCGACACCCAGTCGGAGCCCGACGTAAGCCTTTACGACCACCTGCGCCTCACCGCGGCCATCGCCCACGCCCTTTGGGCCTACCACGGGGGGAAGGCCTCCGTGGCCGACCTGCGCCAGGACGGGGAGAAGTTCCTCCTGGTGGTGGGGGATTTCGGGGGCATCCAGGGGCACATCTACCGCATCGCCGGGGCGGAGACCGGGGTGGGGGGCATCGCCAAGCGCCTGCGGGCGAGGAGCCTCGAGGTGAGCCTGGCCGCGGAGGCCATGGCCTTGGGCCTCCTGCGCCGGATCGGCCTCACCCCCTTAAACCGCCTCATGGGGGCAGGGGGGAAGTTCTACCTCCTCCTCCCCAACACCGAGGAGGCCCGCCGGGCCCTGGAGGAGGCCCAAAGGGCCTGGGGCGAGTGGGCCCTGCGGGGCGGGGCAAGCCTGCTGCCCCACCTGGCCCTTCTGCCCTTCCGGGGCCAGGACTTCCGGGACTTCGCCGCCCTCCTCCGGCGGGCCCACCGGGAGCTGGCCCTGGCCAAGCTTCGGCCCTTCCCCCACCTCCAACGGACGGAGGACACCCTCCGCCAAGCCCTCCGCCCCTGCGCCGCCTGCGGCCTAAGGCCCGCCCGCAAGGACGAGCCCGGAAGCCTCTGCCCGGAGTGCGAGCGGGAGGCAGCCATCGGCAGGCTCCTGCCGCAAAGGGACCGGGTGGGCTTCTTCGTGGAAGAGGCTTTCCCTCCCTTCTTCGGCTTCCCCGGGCTCAAGGCCGCCTTGGGGAAAGGCCCCTTGCCCCAAGCCTGGCACACCTACCGGGCCCAGCCCGACTTCACCCCCGACGGCACCTCCTTTGAGGTGAAGCCCCTCCTGGGCCACCTGCCCACGGTGGCCCACGCCCTTAGGGCCAAGGACATGGACCTCGAGAAATATCGCACCTGGGCTCTGGAGGAGGGGCTTTGGGAGGAGGAAGAGGGCTTAGAAGAGGACCGGCCCCTCACCTTTGGGGAGCTGGCCGCCCTTTCGGAAGGGGTCCCCTACCTGGGCGGGCTCATGCTGGATGCCGACCGCATGGGGGAGGCCTTCGCCACGGGGTTCCGCCGGGAGGACCGGGACCTGGCCACCCCAAGCCGCATCGCCGCCCTTTCCCGGGCCCTGGAGTGGTTCTTCAGCGTGGAGGTGCTGGAGCTCATCCGCAACCCCACCACGTACGCCAAGCGCCTGGGCTGGAACGACCTGGAGGCCAAAGTAAAGGCCCGGCGCTACCCCCTCCTCTACAGCGTCTACTCGGGAGGGGACGACCTCTTCCTCCTGGGCCCTTGGGACGCCCTTCTGGAGTTCGCCCTGGACCTGGAAAGGCTCTACCGGCTCTACACCCGCCACCCCGCCCTCACCCTCTCGGGGGCCTTCCTCCTCTTCGGGCCCAAGACCCCGGTGCCCCAGATGGCCGAGGCCCTCAGGGAGGGGGAAAAGCGGGCCAAGGATGCGGGGCGGGGACGGCTTTACCTCTTCGGGCGGGCGGTGGCCTGGGAGGAACTTAGGGCCCTGAAGCCCTGGCAGGAGGACCTCCGCCGCCACCTGAGGGAAGAAGCGGTGAGCAAGGCCCAGGCTTACCGCTGGCTAACCCTGTGGAAGCAGTTCTGGGCCAAGGACCTGGACGAGGGAGAGCGCATGCGCTACAAGCCCCTTCTGGCCTATGCCCTCCGCCGGGTGCGGGAGAAGGACCAGGGGGCTTGGAAGCGGTATCTGGAGCTTTTAGACCACACGCAACCCGCCTGGACCCACCTGCCGGTCTGGGTCCAGTGGGCCCTATATGGGGAAAGGAGGGGTTGA
- a CDS encoding SixA phosphatase family protein — translation MELFLVRHALALPPEGEGEEADDRRPLAPKGVRWFRKVVRGLESLGVALDLILTSPKRRALETAELLADLLEGETRVTPHLAAPPSEALLAEIPREGRVALVGHEPYLTELLAWLLLGDFLGASARGGLEGRFLLKKGGVAWLEGEPRPGGMVLLALLPPRVFRI, via the coding sequence ATGGAGCTATTCCTGGTGCGCCATGCCCTGGCCCTCCCCCCGGAGGGGGAAGGGGAGGAGGCGGACGACCGGCGCCCCTTGGCCCCCAAGGGGGTCCGGTGGTTCCGCAAGGTGGTGCGGGGCCTGGAGAGCCTTGGGGTGGCCCTGGACCTCATCCTCACCAGCCCCAAGAGGCGGGCCTTGGAGACCGCCGAGCTTTTGGCGGACCTCCTGGAGGGGGAGACCCGGGTGACCCCCCACCTGGCGGCCCCTCCCTCCGAGGCCCTGCTGGCGGAGATCCCCCGGGAGGGCCGGGTGGCCCTGGTGGGGCATGAGCCTTACCTCACGGAGCTCCTGGCCTGGCTCCTCCTTGGGGACTTCCTGGGGGCCTCGGCCCGGGGGGGCCTCGAGGGGCGCTTCCTCCTCAAGAAGGGCGGGGTGGCCTGGCTGGAAGGGGAGCCCCGGCCCGGGGGCATGGTCCTCCTGGCCCTCCTGCCCCCCCGGGTCTTCCGGATATGA
- the csm3 gene encoding type III-A CRISPR-associated RAMP protein Csm3 — MQLRKVIRIRALLLAKTGLRIGMSRDQMAIGDLDNPVIRNPLTDEPYIPGSSLKGKLRYLLEWSLGGDYILKAKDKHVFASDNPKDPVARIFGLAPENDTKALEVARERGPTRLLVRDAYLTPDSKQELERTVARGGYLTEIKQEVFIPRLGGNANPRTTERVPAGARFQVEMVYRVLDDLDEKYFKEYLMRALRLLELDGLGGHISRGYGQVYFLHPSRPPEEQEGLDLAERLDIQEVSLAG, encoded by the coding sequence ATGCAGCTTAGGAAGGTGATCCGCATCCGCGCCCTGCTCCTGGCCAAGACCGGGCTCCGCATCGGCATGAGCCGGGACCAGATGGCCATCGGCGACCTGGACAACCCCGTGATCCGCAACCCCCTCACGGACGAGCCCTACATCCCAGGCTCCAGCCTGAAGGGGAAGCTCCGCTACCTCCTGGAGTGGAGCCTGGGCGGGGACTACATCCTGAAGGCCAAGGACAAGCACGTCTTCGCCTCCGATAACCCCAAGGACCCCGTGGCCCGCATCTTTGGCCTAGCCCCAGAGAATGACACCAAGGCCCTGGAGGTGGCCCGCGAACGCGGGCCCACCCGGCTTCTGGTGCGGGACGCCTACCTCACCCCGGATTCCAAGCAGGAGCTGGAGCGCACCGTGGCCCGGGGCGGGTACCTCACGGAGATCAAGCAGGAGGTCTTCATCCCCCGCCTGGGGGGGAACGCCAACCCCCGCACCACGGAAAGGGTGCCCGCTGGGGCCCGCTTCCAGGTGGAGATGGTCTACCGGGTACTGGACGACCTGGACGAGAAGTACTTCAAGGAATACCTCATGCGGGCCCTCAGGCTCCTGGAGCTGGACGGCCTGGGAGGGCACATCTCCCGCGGATACGGCCAGGTCTACTTCCTGCATCCCTCTAGGCCCCCCGAGGAGCAGGAAGGCCTGGACCTGGCGGAGCGCCTGGACATCCAAGAGGTATCCCTGGCAGGGTAG
- the cas6 gene encoding CRISPR-associated endoribonuclease Cas6, with the protein MVLASLVLLLEGEAPPEPLGLRGFFYGLLKEVAPEVHDQGENPFSLGFGGKEGEYWARIALLREELYGRLSPRLFALEGQGVRLGKPFRVKAVLQEGHPWAGLTTYPRLFQAPPGPDLPLRFFSPTFFRRKGVHYPLPEPRLVLESLLRRLEGSASLPPPPGVREALLDRTTVRWFEGKTVRAEAEVETVGFVGRVVYHLPRATEEELAWLWALGRFAFYAGVGAKTSLGYGRARVILPSGAGGG; encoded by the coding sequence ATGGTCCTGGCCTCCTTGGTGTTGCTGCTGGAGGGGGAGGCTCCCCCGGAGCCCTTGGGCCTTAGGGGTTTCTTCTATGGCCTCCTGAAGGAGGTGGCCCCGGAGGTGCACGACCAGGGGGAGAACCCCTTCAGCCTGGGCTTTGGGGGTAAGGAGGGGGAGTATTGGGCCCGCATCGCCCTCCTCAGGGAGGAGCTTTACGGGAGGCTTTCCCCCAGGCTTTTTGCCCTGGAGGGCCAAGGGGTCCGCCTGGGCAAGCCCTTCCGGGTGAAGGCGGTGTTGCAGGAGGGCCACCCCTGGGCGGGCCTCACCACCTACCCCCGGCTGTTCCAGGCCCCACCGGGCCCTGACCTGCCCCTTAGGTTCTTCAGCCCCACCTTCTTCCGGCGCAAAGGGGTGCACTACCCCCTTCCCGAACCCCGGCTGGTGCTGGAGAGCCTCCTGCGGCGCCTGGAGGGTTCCGCCTCCTTGCCCCCTCCCCCGGGGGTGCGGGAGGCCCTTTTGGATAGGACCACGGTGCGCTGGTTTGAGGGGAAGACGGTGCGGGCGGAGGCGGAGGTGGAGACGGTGGGGTTTGTGGGGCGGGTGGTCTACCACCTGCCCAGGGCCACGGAGGAGGAATTGGCCTGGCTTTGGGCCCTGGGACGGTTCGCCTTTTATGCCGGGGTGGGGGCCAAAACCTCCTTGGGGTATGGCCGGGCGAGGGTCATTCTCCCCTCCGGGGCGGGCGGGGGATAA
- the csm4 gene encoding type III-A CRISPR-associated RAMP protein Csm4, which translates to MRATAYYLRFRGPVRALPRATTLLGHLFWWYRYTHGKEALEGLLERLQETDFRLSSAFPEGWLPRPKLPPLQVEDTDLRKRLKNLSLLSFATFQQVAERGEEALLEAPEAKEEEGRLTPPIPRRLRRTRVGIDRGTGGARQGILFAQDLLFPSGRYAVYALGEPPFDLKEGLEFVGAMGYGGLASVGAGWFLVEEVRPVDLPEAREPNAYVTLSPGPLEGALYYEPEPYWGRLGGGYVGARPFKAPHLRAKEGSVYRKRDGFLLLDVTPSEPPEMGVRVWEALQVFPLGVRV; encoded by the coding sequence ATGCGGGCCACCGCCTACTACCTCCGCTTCCGGGGCCCGGTGCGGGCCCTGCCCCGGGCCACCACCCTGCTTGGGCACCTCTTTTGGTGGTACCGCTACACCCACGGCAAGGAGGCCCTGGAAGGGCTACTGGAAAGGCTTCAAGAGACGGACTTCCGCCTCTCCAGCGCCTTCCCGGAGGGCTGGCTCCCAAGGCCCAAGCTCCCGCCCCTTCAGGTGGAGGACACCGACTTGCGCAAGCGGCTGAAGAACCTCTCCCTCCTCTCCTTCGCCACCTTCCAGCAAGTGGCCGAGCGGGGGGAGGAGGCGCTCCTCGAGGCCCCCGAGGCGAAAGAGGAGGAAGGAAGACTCACCCCGCCCATCCCCCGCCGCCTGCGCCGGACGCGGGTGGGCATTGACCGGGGTACGGGCGGGGCCCGCCAGGGGATCCTCTTTGCCCAAGACCTCCTCTTCCCCTCGGGGCGGTATGCGGTGTACGCCCTGGGAGAACCCCCCTTTGACCTAAAGGAGGGCCTGGAGTTTGTGGGGGCCATGGGCTACGGGGGTCTGGCCAGCGTGGGGGCCGGGTGGTTCCTGGTGGAGGAGGTGCGCCCAGTGGACCTGCCCGAAGCCAGGGAGCCCAACGCCTACGTCACCCTCTCCCCTGGGCCCTTGGAGGGGGCCCTCTACTACGAACCCGAGCCCTACTGGGGCCGCCTGGGCGGGGGGTACGTGGGGGCTAGGCCCTTCAAGGCCCCCCATCTGCGGGCCAAGGAGGGTAGCGTGTACCGAAAGCGGGACGGGTTTTTGCTCCTGGACGTGACCCCTTCCGAGCCCCCAGAAATGGGGGTGCGGGTGTGGGAAGCCTTGCAGGTCTTTCCCTTGGGGG
- a CDS encoding TIGR02710 family CRISPR-associated CARF protein codes for MKVLLLTVGTTRAPLEEALAHHAPEGVVFLASQATLPVAAELIRDYAGSFRYHTLLLEDAENLLEAYQVALKALKKALEWEASAIVADLTGGTKPMTAGLVLALSGRGVVFSYVGGERRDPDTGRVLPGAERLRLLEDPTSRLGLREWGGFVRAWNGLNLGAALAELEALLQRPLSPSEERFYRALKGVTQGLMEWDRFRHGEARRLLREHLPVALAVAESWGHGSKVRVLKGLEEGLKALDRIVEARGKPTFTLLQDLLANAERRAELGRFDDALARLYRALELAAEADVHERLGFLLKDPKTWPEGFPEALRERILKPRGLMELLEAAFELDLAFGQRGSLAQRLFGEKNRLQALLAGRHESILAHGTRPVGEEDYRKLWDFIRHLDDRLVPLPPWPKF; via the coding sequence ATGAAGGTCCTTCTCCTCACGGTGGGTACCACCCGGGCGCCCTTGGAGGAGGCCTTGGCCCACCACGCCCCGGAAGGGGTGGTCTTCCTGGCCAGCCAGGCCACCTTGCCCGTGGCGGCGGAGCTCATCCGGGACTACGCCGGGTCCTTTCGCTACCACACCCTTCTCCTGGAGGATGCGGAAAACCTCCTCGAGGCCTACCAGGTGGCCCTCAAGGCCCTGAAGAAGGCCCTGGAGTGGGAGGCCAGCGCCATCGTGGCCGACCTGACCGGGGGCACCAAGCCCATGACCGCGGGCCTGGTGCTGGCCCTGAGCGGGCGGGGGGTGGTCTTCAGCTATGTGGGCGGGGAAAGGCGGGACCCGGACACGGGCCGGGTCCTCCCGGGGGCCGAGAGGCTTCGCCTCCTGGAGGACCCCACCAGCCGCCTGGGGCTTAGGGAGTGGGGGGGCTTCGTGCGGGCGTGGAACGGCCTGAACCTGGGGGCGGCCTTGGCCGAGCTGGAGGCCCTGCTGCAAAGGCCCCTCTCCCCCTCCGAGGAGCGCTTTTACCGGGCCCTGAAGGGGGTGACCCAGGGGCTCATGGAATGGGACCGCTTCCGGCATGGGGAAGCCCGCCGCCTCCTCCGGGAGCACCTGCCCGTGGCCCTGGCGGTGGCGGAGTCCTGGGGGCATGGGTCCAAGGTGCGGGTGCTGAAGGGGTTGGAGGAGGGGCTAAAGGCCCTAGACCGCATCGTGGAGGCCCGGGGAAAGCCCACCTTTACCCTTCTCCAGGACCTTCTGGCCAATGCGGAAAGGCGGGCGGAGCTGGGGCGCTTTGATGATGCCCTGGCCCGGCTCTACCGGGCCCTGGAGCTGGCGGCGGAGGCGGACGTCCACGAGCGCCTGGGCTTCCTCCTCAAGGACCCCAAGACCTGGCCCGAGGGCTTCCCAGAGGCCTTGCGGGAGCGCATCCTGAAGCCCCGGGGCCTCATGGAGCTCTTGGAGGCGGCCTTTGAGCTGGACCTGGCCTTTGGCCAGCGGGGCTCCCTGGCCCAAAGGCTTTTTGGGGAGAAGAACCGCCTTCAGGCCCTTCTCGCGGGGCGGCACGAGAGCATTCTGGCCCACGGTACCCGGCCCGTGGGGGAGGAGGACTACCGGAAGCTTTGGGACTTCATCCGCCACCTGGACGACCGCCTGGTGCCCCTTCCTCCTTGGCCCAAGTTCTGA
- the cas2 gene encoding CRISPR-associated endonuclease Cas2, with product MKRLYAIAYDIPDDNRRVKVANLLKSYGERVQLSVFECYLDEDLLNDLRARARRVLDLTQDALRIYPVGGEVHVLGVGRVSEVEGFAVL from the coding sequence ATGAAGCGCCTTTATGCGATTGCCTACGATATACCGGACGATAACCGTCGGGTGAAGGTGGCCAATCTCCTCAAGAGTTATGGGGAGCGGGTGCAGCTTTCCGTGTTTGAGTGCTATTTGGACGAAGACCTCCTCAACGATCTCCGGGCCCGGGCCAGAAGGGTTCTGGACCTAACCCAAGATGCCCTGCGCATCTACCCCGTGGGGGGTGAGGTGCACGTCCTGGGCGTGGGGCGGGTTTCGGAGGTGGAGGGGTTTGCGGTGCTCTAG
- a CDS encoding CHAD domain-containing protein, whose protein sequence is MKGPAAWVEHLRAHIPLALSGEDLEGVHQVRVAGRRLRVYLDLLGWRVLRDDLRRLVRGAGRVRDLEVALAGPWALPPGFRRFLEGELRLAREALPSLLASPWTGALLRALAVLPPLEEGRARQALGRLTAKAERRFEALARHPSLEALHAYRRALRRVRYAKEFLGLSSKREKALQEVLGGLQDLEVLLGLLAAYLLQATDGEALAFREVLLAERGRGLAEALPRLGLRAGAWGWPQ, encoded by the coding sequence ATGAAAGGCCCCGCGGCCTGGGTGGAGCACCTCCGGGCCCACATCCCCCTGGCCCTCTCCGGGGAGGACCTCGAGGGGGTCCACCAGGTGCGGGTGGCGGGGAGGCGGCTTAGGGTCTACCTGGACCTCCTGGGCTGGCGGGTGCTGCGGGACGACCTCCGCCGCCTGGTGCGGGGGGCGGGGCGGGTGCGGGACCTGGAGGTGGCCTTGGCGGGTCCCTGGGCCCTTCCCCCGGGCTTCCGCCGCTTCCTGGAAGGGGAGCTCCGCCTGGCCCGGGAGGCCCTTCCCTCCCTTTTGGCCTCCCCTTGGACGGGGGCCCTCCTTCGCGCCCTGGCGGTCCTCCCGCCCCTGGAGGAGGGGCGGGCCCGCCAGGCCTTGGGAAGGCTTACGGCTAAGGCCGAGCGCCGCTTTGAGGCCCTGGCCCGCCATCCTTCCCTCGAGGCCCTCCACGCCTACCGCCGGGCCCTCAGGCGGGTGCGCTACGCCAAGGAGTTCCTGGGGCTTTCCAGCAAGCGGGAGAAGGCCTTGCAGGAGGTCTTGGGGGGGCTGCAAGACCTGGAGGTCCTCCTGGGGCTTCTTGCGGCCTACCTCCTCCAGGCCACGGACGGGGAGGCCCTGGCCTTCCGGGAGGTCCTCCTGGCCGAGCGGGGAAGGGGCCTGGCCGAGGCGCTTCCCCGCCTTGGCCTAAGGGCCGGTGCCTGGGGGTGGCCTCAATAG